CCTCGTCGATCAGGACATCATATTCCCGGGATCTATCGTGGATGAGTACAGAAAGGACTTGTAGAGTGGCGGTGCGGCCCGATTGGAAGAGCGCAATCCTATTCCCCGCGACTTCAGCTGCATGTTTCTGTTCAAGGCCGGGGGGCCTGGCCCAGCCGATGGCTGTCGCCGCGAAGCTCCAGCTCACCTGAGCAGGCTGCCAGCGTCAGTCCGCTGGCACCAGCGGGACGTGCCCCAGTACGTTAAGGAGCGTCGAAAGGAGCGTCTGCTGGGCATGCATGTCGAGCATCGCACTCACATACGCGATGCGGTCGGGACCGACTGTGTCGCAACCGGAAACGGGCGGCGCTTTGCGCCATTCCTCATATTTTGCCTCGGCCGCGTCACGAAGGCGCCGATGCGTCCGGATCGCCTGAATCGTGATCTGTTCGAGGTCCCGCTTCGGGAGATGCTCGGTCAGGCCGACGACCGGCCTTAGCGTTACCTTGTGCCCCGGCTGCACAGCGCAGTTCGTATCGTTTCCCATCCGTCTTCTTCTTCAAAGGAAGTCCGCGGTGCGCCCCCGCAAACGTCAATCCCTGATCCCAAGCCGGGGGTTAGAAAACCGCGACTAGACGGTCCCTATGACCTTTAGCACCGGAGCACCTGGACATGCGTCACAGGCCCCCGGCCACGATGGTCAGAGGATCCGGCGCCGTAACAGCCGACGCCAGCCGCTAGTCGAGGGCTTTCTAAGGCCCCGGGCAGCGCGTACTGCCCTGGCGGCCCTTATAGAGAGGAGATGCCTCAATCGCTAGAGGGAAGCAGTGGCGCTGCTGCGCGAGGACTGGACCGTGCGGCACGACTTCCTGACGATCGATCTGATTCCGTTCCTGAACAGCACGAGCGAGCGCCTCTCCGACCTCGCGGCCGCCCGCGAGATGGTTGTGTCGTCGCCTGACATACTTGGCGGGACGCCGGTGTTCCGTGGCACCCGCGTTCCGGTCTACGACGTCGCCGGATCGACTACTGCCGGTCATCCGGTGGATCGCATTCTGGAGGCCTATCCGCGCTTCGATGCCGAGAAGGTCCGCCCCACGACGATCTATGCGGAGGCCAATCCCTGCGCGGGCGGCCGCGCGCGAGCGACAGCCTTCCCGAGGGCTCCGTCGTCATCACCGATCGCCGCGTTCCTCGCCTCAGGACGGCGAGATGAAATTCCTGATCGATGGGTGCCTCAGTCCGGAGTTCGTCAGGTCTGCCTGAACGGTCCGCCCGGCATCGACCTCGGCCTCCAGTCCTGGCTGGTCACAGTCTTTCAATCGCGAAATGGCCGGTCATGTCCTGACGTCGGCCATGGGAACATCAGTCAATAACGACCACCGGATGGCCCCGGTGCTGCGGCAGGCCGGGAAAGCGGGAATAGCAGATCCGATGGTTGGCAGCCCCGTTGGGCCGACGCGCGCCGTAGACGCTTTCCATGCTGAAAAATGTCTGTCCGTGAGGGTCGGTTGCAAAACCGCTGTATCCATTCTGGATGAACCGGTGGACAATGCCCTCTGTCCTATCGACGTTGATGTAGCAGAGCTTGGCGCACTCTGTGACGAGTTCGTCGGCAGAGGGCCTCGCGGACGGGTTGTAATCAAGGCAGCGCTCGACGATCGCCTGAAGTTCGGATGCAAGAGGCCTGAATTGTGAGTTCGCGGTCATAAACGCTGGCCAGGGCGCCCGCGTGCGATTCTTGACATTGACGGCTGCATCGAGAAAGACGCCGAATGGATAATCGCCTGCGAGAATGCGAAACATCAAAGCGCCGAGGGACCAGATGTCGGCCTCTTTGCCGGGATTCTCACCCTTCCGACGGAACATCATTTCGGGCGCCATATAGGGCAACGCCCCTTTGATCGTGCCAGAGGTCGATCGCGTCAGATCCCCGCCGTCTTGCGCAGCCAGGGCGAACACTTCTTCGGTTAGGGTAGCAATTCCGAAGTCCGTGATCTTCAGCTCGTGCAGATTGACGCCCATCTCGACGATGATGTTGCTGGGCTTCAGATCACGGTGGACGACACCGGCGTGGTGAGACGCGGCCACACCCTTCGCCAGATGGCTCAGGACGCGTGCTCCCAAGTGCGGATCGACAGCCCCGAACCGTACAAGCTTTTCCTCTAAAGTTTGCCCTTCGACATATTCTTCGACCAGATACGGCAGATCACCTTCTTCGAAATAGTCATAGGTCTTGGCGACGTTATGATGATTGACGCGGGCCGCGATAACGGCGCTTTGGCTGAAGCGCTTCACCTGTTGACCCGGCTGCGGCGTCTTTACCGCGACATCGATGTCCAACAATGTGTCGCGCGCAAGATAAACGTCCTGCATGCCGCCGCGGCCGATGTGCCGGACAACTTTATAGCGGCCGGAGACTACATCGCTCGGTTTCATGGCATCACCTCAGGCATCGATACATCGAATGTCACGAACCGCCGTGCTTGGCCCGCGTTGCCAAACGTTATGACGCAGCAGCCCGGAACGACATGGCCGACTCTTGCAGGGGTATTGTTGAGAAAGACGGCACCTGTCGCGCTGATCACGACGAACTCTGTGCCGTTGTATTCGATACCGATAGAGCCAACTGGGCCGGCGTTCACATTGATCTTGCGATTCTTGCGATCGAGGTGGTGCGTCGTTCCGCCGAAGACAACGAGGGCGCGATGCTGATTTTCAAGAAGTTGCTGCTGCAGAACGAACTGCACCTCGGCCATGCTCGGCCTGTTGGCCGGACTATGGGCAAGACAACGATGCACGAGCGAAATCGTCGGCGCAGACAGGCCCGGCAAACCCACTGAGAGCGCCGGTAGAGAGATCGGCTGCGGCGGCTGTTGCGCGAGCTCTGTCGGGGCATCCGTGCTCAGCAGGGCCAAGGCTGTGGCGCCAAACGCGTAGGCGTCGATCGACGCGTCGAAACTGATCGTCTTGCCGCCCCAGAGCTCGGGCGCCATGAAGACGGGCGTTC
The genomic region above belongs to Xanthobacter dioxanivorans and contains:
- a CDS encoding transcriptional repressor TraM, with the translated sequence MGNDTNCAVQPGHKVTLRPVVGLTEHLPKRDLEQITIQAIRTHRRLRDAAEAKYEEWRKAPPVSGCDTVGPDRIAYVSAMLDMHAQQTLLSTLLNVLGHVPLVPAD
- a CDS encoding serine/threonine-protein kinase encodes the protein MKSAFFSSLLNRPVIIKRLQQGIEQRRLLDEQKALAKLRSKHFVQLYDVVQLSDRRQPETAIVLEYIDGANLEIGSYKPNRKYIHTLWQIACGLRDIHEAGVIHRDIKPNNIRLDKEGVIKIIDFGLARSSDAAKTRSIIGTPVFMAPELWGGKTISFDASIDAYAFGATALALLSTDAPTELAQQPPQPISLPALSVGLPGLSAPTISLVHRCLAHSPANRPSMAEVQFVLQQQLLENQHRALVVFGGTTHHLDRKNRKINVNAGPVGSIGIEYNGTEFVVISATGAVFLNNTPARVGHVVPGCCVITFGNAGQARRFVTFDVSMPEVMP
- a CDS encoding serine/threonine-protein kinase; the protein is MKPSDVVSGRYKVVRHIGRGGMQDVYLARDTLLDIDVAVKTPQPGQQVKRFSQSAVIAARVNHHNVAKTYDYFEEGDLPYLVEEYVEGQTLEEKLVRFGAVDPHLGARVLSHLAKGVAASHHAGVVHRDLKPSNIIVEMGVNLHELKITDFGIATLTEEVFALAAQDGGDLTRSTSGTIKGALPYMAPEMMFRRKGENPGKEADIWSLGALMFRILAGDYPFGVFLDAAVNVKNRTRAPWPAFMTANSQFRPLASELQAIVERCLDYNPSARPSADELVTECAKLCYINVDRTEGIVHRFIQNGYSGFATDPHGQTFFSMESVYGARRPNGAANHRICYSRFPGLPQHRGHPVVVID